A genomic region of Solanum dulcamara chromosome 2, daSolDulc1.2, whole genome shotgun sequence contains the following coding sequences:
- the LOC129874614 gene encoding uncharacterized protein LOC129874614, with protein sequence MVWRSTKTSPNSPKVLAALGELSRQVLESFGKEKQVGRISVASKARHRYTQMNRSYYRRCSSGVSKSTCSWGAAEPDYKRYDISFEVRNFADRVVGIECQLCKRRHQLICYYVYVTSFMG encoded by the exons atggtttggagaagcaccaaaacGTCACCAAACAGTcccaaagttttagccgcgctaggagagctttcgaggcaagttttggagagtttcggtaaag aaAAACAAGTTGGACGCATAAGCGTAGCTAGTAAGGCGCGACACAG gtacacccagatgaatagaagctattatagaagatgttccagcgGGGTTAGCAAATCCACTTGTTCCTGGGGTGCTGCCGAGCCAGATTATAAGCGCTATGATATTTCATTCGAAGTTAGAaactttgcagacagagtcgtgggtatagagtgtcagctttgtaagcggcgtcaccagctgatatgttattatgtctatgtcacgagttttatgggatga
- the LOC129880064 gene encoding E3 ubiquitin-protein ligase At3g02290-like gives MGSVCCCFSVSDVGGHAASNDQNHSFCNCFSCCVQNLINKCGTIFGQAQETSGTSANHGPSSSTALVSTNSSCNTIRSQDRGLPNSASPRQLQMQEDVAFRRQDKGTSHSRVEPEPDVDADVEITQKLLKADELLKSDSANQDPSSSTAVVSINSSYNTSMSQDRGLPNTAAPRQSQMQQGVAFKQQDKRTSHSQVEPAPDADVEIRGKLLGADTLLKSNYDRGSKECCPESPKKDNSSMMVTKVQYEVSSSEDEDVCPTCLEEYTPENPKISTKCSHHYHLSCIYEWQERSEKCPVCGKLMEFEETN, from the exons ATGGGTTCAGTTTGTTGCTGTTTCAGTGTTTCGGATGTTGGAGGGCATGCTGCCTCGAATGATCAAAATCATAGCTTCTGCAATTGTTTCAGTTGCTGCGTTCAGAACTTAATTAATAAG TGTGGAACCATATTTGGCCAAGCACAAGAAACTTCTGGGACTTCAGCTAATCATGGCCCGTCATCTTCGACTGCTCTAGTTTCCACAAACAGTTCATGCAATACAATCAGGTCTCAGGATAGAGGTTTACCAAATAGTGCTTCTCCAAGACAGCTTCAAATGCAAGAAGATGTTGCATTTAGACGACAGGACAAAGGAACAAGTCATTCACGAGTTGAGCCCGAACCAGATGTAGATGCTGATGTTGAAATAACacaaaagcttctaaaagcAGACGAGCTGCTTAAATCAGACTCTGCCAATCAAGACCCGTCATCTTCGACTGCTGTAGTTTCCATCAACAGTTCATATAATACAAGCATGTCTCAGGATAGAGGTTTACCAAATACTGCTGCTCCAAGACAGTCACAAATGCAACAAGGTGTTGCATTTAAACAACAGGACAAAAGAACAAGTCATTCACAAGTTGAGCCTGCACCAGATGCTGATGTTGAAATAAGAGGAAAGCTTCTGGGAGCAGACACGCTGCTTAAATCAAACTATGACAGAGGATCTAAAGAATGTTGTCCCGAGTCCCCTAAGAAGGACAATTCATCAATGATGGTGACTAAAGTTCAATATGAAGTTTCCTCATCAGAAGATGAGGATGTATGTCCCACATGCCTCGAAG AGTATACACCAGAGAATCCCAAGATATCTACAAAATGTTCTCATCATTATCACCTCAGCTGTATATATGAGTGGCAAGAGAGAAGTGAAAAATGTCCAGTTTGTGGAAAG TTGATGGAATTCGAGGAGACAAATTGA
- the LOC129880065 gene encoding truncated transcription factor CAULIFLOWER A-like, with amino-acid sequence MGRGKVELRKIENKINRQVTFSKRRGGLVKKAHEISVLCDAEVALIVFSQKGKIFEYSSDSCMEQILERYERYSYAERRLLANNSESPVQENWSLEYTKLKARIDLLQRNHKHYMGEDLDSMSLKDLQNLEQQLDSALKLIRSRKNQLMHESISELQKKEKAIQEENNMLTKKIKEKDKIVGQQGQWHQQNQVSTSTSFFLQPHPCLNIGGNYQEEAAEARRNELDLNLDSLYPLYNMNKHL; translated from the exons ATGGGAAGAGGGAAAGTTGAATTAAGAAAAAtagagaataaaataaatagacaAGTAACATTTTCAAAGAGAAGAGGTGGATTAGTGAAAAAAGCTCATGAAATTTCAGTTCTTTGTGATGCTGAAGTTGCTTTAATTGTTTTCTCTCAAAAGGGAAAAATCTTTGAGTATTCTTCTGATTCTTG tATGGAAcagattcttgaacgatatgagaGATACTCATATGCAGAGAGACGTTTGCTTGCAAATAATTCTGAATCACCG GTGCAGGAAAACTGGAGCTTGGAATATACTAAACTCAAGGCTAGGATTGATCTCCTGCAAAGGAACCACAA GCATTATATGGGAGAAGATCTTGATTCAATGAGCTTGAAGGACCTTCAAAACTTGGAACAACAGCTTGATTCTGCTCTTAAGCTAATTCGATCAAGAAAG AATCAACTCATGCATGAATCAATCTCTGAACTGCAGAAAAAG GAAAAGGCTATCCAAGAGGAGAATAACATGCTAACCAAGAAG ATCAAGGAGAAGGATAAGATAGTTGGGCAGCAAGGTCAATGGCACCAACAGAATCAAGTTTCTACTTCAACATCTTTCTTCTTACAACCACATCCATGCCTTAATATTGG AGGTAACTACCAAGAGGAAGCAGCAGAAGCAAGGAGGAATGAGCTTGACCTAAATCTTGATTCATTATATCCACTTTACAACATGAATAAACATCTATGA